TACAAGGGAATTCTTCTGACTGTCAACATTCCCAAAGACTTTCACATTCTAGTACTTCTTTAAAACATACTTCAAGGCCTTGAGCTTACCGGCAAAAATGAAGTTAGGAGTGCCCATGAATTGGTAAGAAGACACCGTCTAACCTTATTAACAAAACCATCATGCTTTCAATTTAtactgttacacataatttagataccaataaatttataaacaattagactgaatacaatattttattgggAGTAGATGATAGATTACATGATCATGCTTTCGTAATTCTTTTTAGCAGTTCCCTGCAAATCAAATTGCCAAACTAATGAATTACCTCAAAGATTTGCCTGAGAACCGGGTAGGAATAACTGCAAAAGCACGACTTCACCGTCAGAAATAATTGCCAGGAAGTTTTATGAATTATACATCTGAAAAGTTCTCCCATTCCAAGAAGATTACTGGTAATCTTGTAGGACAAGCAGCAAATTCATCAATTGAAAGCAGAAACTTCTAAAGACAAACAACTCAATATCGTCAAAATTGTTTATTGAATCCCTTTCATCAGCTGGACAATGAATAACAAACATAGGAACTCGACGACAAAAGATGTTCTCAAGATTTCTCGTTGCTTAGTTTGCCAAGTACCCTTTGTGCATACAGCTCCTGTTCCCGGGCTTGTTTTGCAGCAATAGCTTCCTCATCAAGCACTTGTATGGGAGACCACTCCGGCCATTTCAACCATCCATCCTTCTGTGAATTCCCGTTATTCCCAAATAAAGATTCAGTGTAACTCCTCAGGTGAGGCTTTACTCTGTATGCTGCAAAATCTGCTGTTGTCCCCACAATAGCAAAGATGATCGAGTAACGGACAGCACCAGGTTGACCTCCTAACATGCCAAAGAAGAAACCAAATTAATTATGAGTTGGAAGTGGAAGATCAAAATGTAAAATTGGGTGTAAAGGGTAAGAGgctaaaattaaaagcatcTTATTTCTTGAGTACACCAAGTTCAATGGACCTGCACAGAGCTGTTCTCTATAGTGTTGTCCATCATTCCCCTCTGCCCCCACCCTCTCCAAGAACATGAGTAATTAAACAAATGTCCACCATTGAGCAATGTTTTATAGGACAAGCAACTGGTTGAACTCCTCAATAACAATGATGATGTTCTGGCTCAGTTCTAAGATTTTCAGCATTAGGGGATTTTCCGGTTCCATCTACACGACTACTTAAACTTCATCATCAGGTTCAGCTATCTTGACTACTTTCAGATTACGGAGAATACAATTAGAAATTTTGATATTGGAAAgcaaattaattatgtaatgcACACTATACAGTGCAGTTATGTAAGAGTAGATGTCTAAGCAACCTGAATTGTTGCAGATTATTGTTCCCAGAGTAGTTTTGACAAAGAACAttatgcatgcacacacactcaAGAGCACATGCAagcattatttttcttttttggggtgGGGGTAAGAAATTAGTGGAATTCAACCTTGAAGACGCCCTAGCAGAGCACCAGTGCCGAAGCCCGCAATTGCAGAGTTCAGTAGATCATCAAGTCCTGTTTTACGCGTTGATCTCACAAATTCCCGGGCTCCTGTCAAATCAGTAAGCGAATCAATTCAAAACAATACCGACATCCTTCAATCAATTTCTATTGCCATCAAACAGAAAACCCTTTTTGGCAG
This window of the Juglans regia cultivar Chandler chromosome 12, Walnut 2.0, whole genome shotgun sequence genome carries:
- the LOC108998293 gene encoding uncharacterized protein LOC108998293, yielding MTTGESKPLEGEAPSLLSSSSSFSDSWKERIFIPTLVAGIVGGGAGLMSRHRKVQGLAKISSTYAANLAIVTGCYCGAREFVRSTRKTGLDDLLNSAIAGFGTGALLGRLQGGQPGAVRYSIIFAIVGTTADFAAYRVKPHLRSYTESLFGNNGNSQKDGWLKWPEWSPIQVLDEEAIAAKQAREQELYAQRVLGKLSNEKS